The following proteins are co-located in the Cydia fagiglandana chromosome 2, ilCydFagi1.1, whole genome shotgun sequence genome:
- the LOC134679341 gene encoding uncharacterized protein LOC134679341 — MSRAYPRVYIICLCASAVLSVRVEKEYVCQDPDTGTLHELNATWPSTTFCGNYTCKIRRVNIGEQPSKVFVSFFNQKARAGTNNEINELSLSKILPDLSNDNDRLLNEAEILKITELLHLVKKSDLQALVELYNVAQEMYKDMKEDEAKEDNKESEAVSGESIESNQQKSSYWYETDNGHRKVADMKPEGTELESSALYSGRPYPYARPQPYYYSPGRTYPSYFTGSLFNIDGSVGYPNLPMNQQGVPAYYQKRNVYDKPGPSLPCKPCVRTYQYQPMPMPANYPPRSASDMYPYLLTAYNYTTQGYNNNYKGNPWAYYDYYRNHPHPKPSQIQRNQNVLEKTYDEKTINAEIKDEKSWKTDPLSEDVINEIRANIAQRGKLINIPLKKRLKLERVSKVFKLDQNNRKTRSISKVNSEEKDSKESGIIQKIIEETKTLENIEIMETYVERVTCEPTTELGFFKFGNMSKPFPYCCPQKIEDKQR, encoded by the exons AATATGTCTGCCAAGATCCAGATACGGGAACTCTCCATGAACTCAACGCAACTTGGCCATCTACCACTTTCTGCGGAAACTATACATGTAAAATTAGAAGAGTAAACATTGGTGAACAACCATCTAAAGTGTTTGTGAGTTTTTTCAACCAAAAAGCCAGGGCCGGTACTaacaatgaaataaatgaattaagtTTGTCAAAAATCTTACCAGATCTCAGTAACGATAATGACAGACTTTTAAATGAAGCAGAAATTCTGAAAATTACAGAACTACTGCATTTAGTGAAAAAGAGTGACTTGCAAGCTCTTGTAGAACTGTATAATGTAGCTCAAGAAATGTATAAGGATATGAAAGAGGATGAGGCTAAAGAAGATAACAAGGAAAGTGAAGCAGTATCAGGGGAATCGATAGAAAGTAATCAACAAAAATCATCTTATTGGTATGAAACTGATAATGGACATAGAAAGGTGGCTGATATGAAGCCAGAAGGAACTGAACTTGAAAGTTCGGCCCTATATTCAGGTAGACCATATCCGTATGCGCGACCACAACCGTACTATTACTCGCCCGGTCGAACCTATCCCAGTTACTTTACGGGATCGCTGTTTAATATTGACGGTAGCGTGGGATATCCTAATTTACCGATGAATCAGCAAGGCGTGCCCGCATATTACCAAAAGAGAAATGTTTATGATAAGCCTGGGCCATCACTACCTTGTAAACCTTGCGTCCGAACATATCAGTATCAACCAATGCCTATGCCCGCAAACTACCCTCCACGATCCGCTAGTGACATGTATCCGTATTTGCTGACAGCATACAACTACACTACTCAAGGCTACAACAATAATTATAAAGGAAATCCTTGGgcttattatgattattatagaAACCATCCACATCCGAAACCTTCACAAATTCAAAGAAATCAGAATGTATTAGAAAAAACATATGACGAAAAAACTATTAATGCTGAAATCAAAGATGAAAAATCATGGAAAACTGATCCTTTATCTGAAGACGTAATCAATGAAATCAGAGCAAATATAGCGCAGCGTGGTAAACTAATAAACATACCTTTGAAAAAGAGATTAAAATTAGAACGGGTATCTAAAGTATTTAAACTAGATCAAAATAATAGGAAAACGAGGTCAATATCTAAAGTAAATAGTGAAGAAAAAGATTCAAAAGAAAGTGGCATAATTCAGAAGATTATAGAAGAAACAAAAACCCTTGAAAATATAGAAATAATGGAAACGTATGTCGAAAGAGTAAC GTGCGAACCAACGACAGAGCTAGGTTTCTTCAAGTTCGGCAACATGAGCAAGCCATTTCCTTACTGCTGTCCGCAAAAAATAGAAGATAAGCAAAGATAA